The Skermanella rosea sequence GAGCTTCCGCCCGACATCCTCGCCGGGTTCCTGGACGGAATTCCGGCCGACCTGCTGGATGACCTTCCGGAGGAGATCGCCGGCCTGTCCTGGGCCGAGCTGGCCTCGCGCCTCAGAGGGTTTTCCGGCATGCCTGCCCCGTCCGGCGGCGACCGGCACGGCCATTGGTAAAACGCGCCGGCCCCTCTATAACAGCCTCCATGCCCGATACCCGATCCTCCGCCATGACGCTGCTGGTGACCGCGATCACCGCGCTCGGCCCCCTCACCATGTCCATGTACGCGCCGTCCATGCCGACGATCGCCCAGGCGCTTGACACCACGGCGGGCATGGTCCAGGTGACCCTCAGCATCTATCTCACCGGGTTCGCGGTCGGCCAGCTCGTCTACGGCCCGCTGTCGGACCGGTTCGGCCGCCGACGCGTGCTGCTGCTCGGGCTCGTGGTGTTCATCGCGGGCTCGGTCGGCTGCGGCCTCGCCGGCGACATCGAGACGCTGATCGCGGCCCGGCTGGTCCAGGCGCTGGGCGCCGCCGCCGGTCCCGCGCTGGGCCGCGCCATGGTCCGCGACATCTATACCCGGGAACAGGCGGCGCGGGTGCTGTCCTTCATCGGCATGGCGCTCGCGGTGGCGCCGGCGATCGGGCCGGTGCTCGGCGGCTACCTCCAGGTCTGGTTCGACTGGCACGCGATCTTCGCCGTGCTCGGCGCTTTCGGGCTGACGCTGCTGGTGGTCGTCGCCTTCCGCATGCCGGAAACCAACCCCGTGCCCGATTACCAGGCCCTGCGCCCGTCCCGCATGGCCTCCAACTACACCGACCTGATGCGGCACGGCGGCTATGTCGGCTACATGGCGGTCGGCGCCGTGACGCTGGGCGGGCTGTTCACCTTCTACGCCGTGGCGCCCTTCATCTTCATCGACCTGATCGGCCTGTCGCCGGAACAGTACGGCTGGACCACCAGCATCACCGTCGTGGGCTACCTGATCGGCGGGGTCGCCGCCAACCGGCTGGTCGGGCGCCTGGGCATCGACCGCATGATCATGATCAGCACGATTCTGGTCCTCGGCGGGTCCGGGCTGATGCTGGCCTTCAGCCTCGCCCATATCGTCACCGTCGCCAGCGTGATCGGCCCCATGGCGCTCTGGACCATGGGAATGGGCCTCGCGCTGCCCAACTCCATGGCCGGCGCCATGAGCCCGTTCCCCCGGATCGCGGGGGCCGCGTCCGCCCTGATGGGCTTCATGCAGATGGCGGTCGGGACGGCCGGCAGCATCGCGGTCGCCCGACTCAGCGACGGGACCGCGCTGGCCCCGGCGCTGGCGCTACTGGCCTTCGCCCTGGTCGGCTACGGACTCTATTGGCGGCTGGTCTGGTGCCGCCGCGGTTCCTCCGGGACCCGGCCGGGAGGAACGCCATGACCGCCCGGGCGCGCCCGCTGGCGGTCACCGGCCTGCCGGCCGCGGCGCTGGAACTGCGGGAGAGCGCACGGGCGACCCGGCTGACGCTCCGCGTCGATCCCGGCCGGGACGTGATCCAGGTCGTCGTCCCGGTTGGCGTCAGCGAGGCGGAGGCCGCGCGCTTCGTCGGGCGGCACGCCGAATGGGTGCGCGGCCGCCTCGCCGCGATGCCGCCGCGCCGCCCCTTCGCCGAGGGCTCGGTCGTCCCGGTGCTGGGCACCGACCACGTGATCCGCCACGCCGCCGGCTACCGTGGCGCCACGCACCGGGCCTCGGGGGAGATCCGGGTCGGAGGCGAGCCCGAGTTCGTCGCCCGCCGGGTGCGCGACTTCCTGATGCAGGAGGCCCGGACCGAGCTGGCGCGCCGCTCGCGGGCCAAGGCCGCGACCATCGGCAAGCGGGTCGCCGCGGTGACCGTGCGCGACACCCGCAGCCGCTGGGGAAGCTGCGCCTCCTCCGGCCGGCTGTCCTTCTCCTGGCGGCTGATCCTGACGCCCGAAGCCGTGTTCGACTATGTCGTGGCCCACGAGGTCGCCCATCTGCGGGAGATGAACCACGGCAGCCGCTTCTGGGCGCTGGTCGCGACCCTGACGCCCGAGGTCGAAGGCCCGCGCGCCTGGCTCAAGGCCAACGGCGCCTCGCTGCTGCGCTTCGGCTGATCCCCGATTCCCGATTCCCGACCCCAAGGCCGCCATGCCCCGCCCCGACAGCCGAGCGATCGCCGTCCTGCTGACCCTGCTGGTCGCGTTCGGGCCGCTCTCCACCGACCTCTACCTGCCGTCGCTGCCGACGCTGGTCCGCGTGTTCGGCAGCGACATCGCGACGGTCCAGCTGACGCTCAGCGTCTTCCTCGTCGGCTTCGCGGTGTCCCAGCTCGTCTACGGGCCGCTGTCCGACCGGTTCGGCCGGCGCCCGGTCCTGATCGGCGGCATCGCCGTCTTCGTGGTCGCCAGTGCCGCCTGCACCCTGGCCGGCTCGATCGAACAGCTGATCGCGGCGCGCTTCTTCCAGGCGCTGGGATCGTGCTGCGGCCCGGTCCTGGGGCGCGCCGTGGTGCGCGACGTCTACGGGCGGGAGCGGGCGGCCTCCGTCCTGGCCTACATGGCGATGGCCATGGCGCTCGCCCCGGCGATCGGGCCGGCGGCCGGCGGCTACCTGACCGGGCTGTTCGGCTGGCGGGCCAATTTCGTGTTCCTGACCGTCTTCGGAGTCGCGATCCTGGCCGCCGTCTGGACGATGCTGGAGGAGACCAACAGCCGGCGCGATGCCACGGCGCTGATGCCCCGCCGGCTCGTCTCCAACTACGCGTCGCTGGCGCGCAGCCGGACCTTCGCCGGCTATACCCTGTGCCTGGCGGCGATCTACAGCGGGATGTTCGCCTTCATCTCCGGTTCGTCCTTCGTCCTGATCGAGCAGTTCGGCCTGTCGCCGGAACGCTACGGCATGGCCTTCGGGGTGATCGTCGTGGGCTTCATGATCGGCACCTTCAGCGCCGGCCGGCTGACCCGGCGGCTCGGGGTGGACCGGCTGATCGGGGCCGGCTCGACCCTGTCGGGCCTGTGCGGCCTCGCCGGGCTGGCGCTGGCGGTGGCACGGGTGGACCACACGGCGGCGATCCTGGCGCCCATGTTCGGCTTCATGATCGGGGCCGGGCTGCTGATGCCCAACGCCCAGGCCGGCGGGCTGGGGCCGTTCCCGACCATGGCCGGGACGGCCTCGGCCCTGATGGGCTTCACCCAGATGGGACTGGCTGCGGTGTCCGGCATCCTGGTCGGGTCCCTCCAGGACGGGACCCAGGTCCCCATGATGGCCTCGGTCTGCGCGGGCGCGCTGGCGGCCGCGGCCTCCTACCGGTTCCTGATCCGCCGATAGGGTTCGCTTATATCCTCGGCCGATCGGTGGTGGCGGACCGCCGGGCGGATTGGCTACACTCGGCACCGGCCGCACAGCGGTACCCCTTCAGCGCCCTTCAGCAATGGAAGAACACGCCATGAGGAAGATACTGGCCGCGTGCCTGCTCGCTTTCGCTTTCGCGTTTCCCGCCCCGGCGGGTGCGCAGACCGTGCTGTTCCAGGCGCCGCCGATCATCAAGGCGGCGGTCGAGAACAACTACGAGGCCATGCGCTCGCTGCTGGTCAAGGGCACCAGCGCCAACACCGCCGACGGCAACGGCAAGACCCCGCTGATCTACGCGGTCGCGGCATCCAACGCCGACATGGTCCAGCTCCTGCTGGAGAACAAGGCGAACCCCAACATGGCCGACAAGAGCGGCAACGGCGCGCTGTTCTGGGCGGCGGGGCAGGGCGACCCGATCGTGATCGACCTGCTGATCAAGGGCGGCGCCCGGATCGACCAGGAGAACCGGCAGGGCGCCACTCCGCTGATGGAAGCGGCCCGCACCGGCAAGCTGGAGGCGGTCCAGAAGCTGCTCGCCGCCGGGGCGAAGGCGGACCAGGCGGACTTCACCGGGCGCAACGCGCTGGACTGGGCACAGGACGGGCGCAACCAGCGCGTCGTCGCGGCGCTGCGCCAGGCCGGCGCCCGCTGACCTCCGCGGCTCCATAGAACGCCGCCGGCCCGCCATGCCTTTCCCGACCTTCGGGCCGATGCCCGGTGGCGCCGAGTCGCTGCTCCTCCTGCCGATCGCGCTGGCGCTCGCGGCGCTGGCCGGCGACTGGCCGGTGGTGGACGGGGTGCTCGGCCTGCCGCGCCGGCTGGCCCTGGGATCGGCCGGCTGGCTCGACCGGCGGCTCAACCGCCTGAACCGGAGCCCCCGGAACCGACTCGTCCGCGGCCTGCTGGTCACCGTCCTGTTCGCCGTCCTGGCTGTCGCCGCCGGGCTGGCCCTGACGGTGGCGCTCCGTTTGCTGCCCTACGGATACGCGGTGGAACTGGCCCTCGTCGCCGGCGCGCTCCAGGTCCGGCGGCCGTGGAACCGGCTGCGGACCACGATGCGGGCGCTGGAATGGAAGGGGCTGTCGGCGGGGCGCGACGCCGTCCGCGACCTGACCGACCGCCACGCCCTCGGCCTGGACGAGCACGGCGTCGTCCGGGCCGCGGTCGAGGGGGCGGCCCGCGCGCTGGACGGTCGGGTGGTGGCGCCCGCCGTCTGGTACGCCCTGGCCGGACTGCCCGGCATTCTGCTGTGGACGGCGCTGGACGCCCTGGACCGGGCGATCGGCGACCGCGGGCCGCGGCACGACCGGTTCGGCTGGGCGACCGCGCGCCTGCACGCGGCGCTCGGTTGGATTCCGACCCGCCTGACCGGCCTGCTGCTGGTTCTGGCCTGCCCGTTCGTGCCCCGGACCCGCACCGGCGAGGCGG is a genomic window containing:
- a CDS encoding multidrug effflux MFS transporter, which produces MPDTRSSAMTLLVTAITALGPLTMSMYAPSMPTIAQALDTTAGMVQVTLSIYLTGFAVGQLVYGPLSDRFGRRRVLLLGLVVFIAGSVGCGLAGDIETLIAARLVQALGAAAGPALGRAMVRDIYTREQAARVLSFIGMALAVAPAIGPVLGGYLQVWFDWHAIFAVLGAFGLTLLVVVAFRMPETNPVPDYQALRPSRMASNYTDLMRHGGYVGYMAVGAVTLGGLFTFYAVAPFIFIDLIGLSPEQYGWTTSITVVGYLIGGVAANRLVGRLGIDRMIMISTILVLGGSGLMLAFSLAHIVTVASVIGPMALWTMGMGLALPNSMAGAMSPFPRIAGAASALMGFMQMAVGTAGSIAVARLSDGTALAPALALLAFALVGYGLYWRLVWCRRGSSGTRPGGTP
- a CDS encoding M48 family metallopeptidase — protein: MTARARPLAVTGLPAAALELRESARATRLTLRVDPGRDVIQVVVPVGVSEAEAARFVGRHAEWVRGRLAAMPPRRPFAEGSVVPVLGTDHVIRHAAGYRGATHRASGEIRVGGEPEFVARRVRDFLMQEARTELARRSRAKAATIGKRVAAVTVRDTRSRWGSCASSGRLSFSWRLILTPEAVFDYVVAHEVAHLREMNHGSRFWALVATLTPEVEGPRAWLKANGASLLRFG
- a CDS encoding multidrug effflux MFS transporter: MPRPDSRAIAVLLTLLVAFGPLSTDLYLPSLPTLVRVFGSDIATVQLTLSVFLVGFAVSQLVYGPLSDRFGRRPVLIGGIAVFVVASAACTLAGSIEQLIAARFFQALGSCCGPVLGRAVVRDVYGRERAASVLAYMAMAMALAPAIGPAAGGYLTGLFGWRANFVFLTVFGVAILAAVWTMLEETNSRRDATALMPRRLVSNYASLARSRTFAGYTLCLAAIYSGMFAFISGSSFVLIEQFGLSPERYGMAFGVIVVGFMIGTFSAGRLTRRLGVDRLIGAGSTLSGLCGLAGLALAVARVDHTAAILAPMFGFMIGAGLLMPNAQAGGLGPFPTMAGTASALMGFTQMGLAAVSGILVGSLQDGTQVPMMASVCAGALAAAASYRFLIRR
- a CDS encoding ankyrin repeat domain-containing protein — protein: MRKILAACLLAFAFAFPAPAGAQTVLFQAPPIIKAAVENNYEAMRSLLVKGTSANTADGNGKTPLIYAVAASNADMVQLLLENKANPNMADKSGNGALFWAAGQGDPIVIDLLIKGGARIDQENRQGATPLMEAARTGKLEAVQKLLAAGAKADQADFTGRNALDWAQDGRNQRVVAALRQAGAR
- a CDS encoding cobalamin biosynthesis protein CobD/CbiB, with translation MPFPTFGPMPGGAESLLLLPIALALAALAGDWPVVDGVLGLPRRLALGSAGWLDRRLNRLNRSPRNRLVRGLLVTVLFAVLAVAAGLALTVALRLLPYGYAVELALVAGALQVRRPWNRLRTTMRALEWKGLSAGRDAVRDLTDRHALGLDEHGVVRAAVEGAARALDGRVVAPAVWYALAGLPGILLWTALDALDRAIGDRGPRHDRFGWATARLHAALGWIPTRLTGLLLVLACPFVPRTRTGEAARTLAAAAPAPVAAIAGALDLSLGGPRREGEVMVRAPWIGEGRARAIPADIRPALALYAVACLLLAGLAAAGAAALHYANGL